The genomic interval CCCCAGCCAATCATGGCCCTCCGGGGTGCCGGAGGGCCGGGCCGGTCAGCCGTTGACCGTCCACTTCTGGTTGGCCGTGCCCGCGCAGGTCCAGATCTGCAGCCGGGTGCCGTTGGCCGAGTTGTTGCCCGTGACGTCCAGGCACTTGTTGGCCTGGGGGTTCACGATGTCGCGGGCCCCGCTGACCGCCCACTTCTGCGCGGCCGATCCGTTGCAGTCCCAGAGCTGGACCTTGGTGCCGTCCGCCGTGCCGCCGGAGGCCACGTCGAGGCACTTGCCGAGTGCCCGGATCGTGCCGTCGGAGCCCACGGTCCACTTCTGCGCGTCGGTGCCGTTGCAGTCGTAGAGCTGGACCGGGGTGCCGTTCGCGGTGGCGGCGGCGGCGACGTCCACGCACTTGCCGGCGAGTCCGGTGATCCGGCCGCCCGTGGCCGGGGGCTGGCTGTCGTTGGTCGTGACGCGGACGTGGTCGACCACGAGCTGGTTGGGGAAGGCGGTGCTGCCGTCGGGGTCGCCGGGCCAGTAGCCGCCGACCGCCAGGTTCAGGATCAGGAAGAAGGGCTTGTTGAACGCCCAGGCGTTGCCGTTGGTGTCGGCGGGGGTGCGGCGCTGGTAGACGTTTCCGTCCACGGACCAGGTGATGGAGTTGGGCGCCCAGTCCACCGCGAAGGTGTGGAACGCGTCCGCGAACGCCTGGCCGTTCGGCAGGGTGTAGCCCGCGCCGATGCCGCCGGAGCCGGAGTAGCCCGGCCCGTGCAGGGTGCCGTGCACGGTGGAGGGCTCGAAGCCGACGTTCTCCATGATGTCGATCTCACCCGAGTTGGGCCAGCCGACCTGCCCGATGTCGCTGCCGAGCATCCAGAAGGCGGGCCACATGCCCTGTCCGCGCGGGATCTTCATGCGCGCCTCGACATGCCCGTACGCCTGCGTGAACTTGCCGGACGTGTTCAGCCGCGCGGACGTGTACTGACAGGTCCCGTACCAGCACTGGTAGTTGGAGGGGTTCTCCTTGCGGGCGGTGATAACCAGGTGGCCCTGTCCGTCCAGCGCCGCGTTCTTGTTGCCGGAGGTGTAGTACTGCCGCTCGTGGTTGTTGACGTTGTCGCCGGTCTCGATCTGCCACTTGCTGCCGTCCACGGCCGAACCGGCCGCACCGTCGAACTCGTCGGAGAACGTCGTCGTGGCGGTCGCCGCGGCCTTCGACATGGGCGCGGCACCCGCCGAGGAGGGCCCGCCGGTGCCGGCCAGCCCTGCGGTGGCCAGGGCGAGAGCGAGTGCCGGGAGTACGGAGCGCAGCAGGCGCCGCGAAAGGCGTGGGGAGTCCATGACTCTCCCTTCCGGTGTGTATGGGGAGGGAAGGGGAACCCCGCCGTGCACATAGGGCATGCGCATGACAGGTCGAGCACACACAGTGGAGCGGACACGGTGGAGCAGGCATGGGGCACTTGGTTCGCTACGTGATTTAAGAAGTGAAGAAAGGCGGTGTCAAGACTTTGGTACGGACCACAGGAGTCGAAGCGAGGAAAGGGCCCGCGCGCACCGACGGCCCTCGGACACGGGGAACATGTCCGAGGGCCGTCGGTTCAGCGCCCCGAGGGGCCGGACGTCACTTCTGCCAGCCGACCGTCTCCGGCAGCGGGGTGTAGAAGATCGTCGCGCCGACGTTGGCGAGGCCCTTCTTCACGCCGTACGTGGAGGGCCCGCTGAACAGGGGCAGGAAGGCGTACTCCTGGAGCGCCTTCTTCTCGACCTTGTTCACCGCCGCCGTCTGCTCGTCCAGGTCGGCGATCTCCGTGGTGGCGCGGATCTCCTTGTCCAGGGCCGGGTTGCCGGAGCCGGTGATGTTGGAGTCGCGGTCCGAGCAGTAGAAGTCGCACAGGTAGCGGGCGCCGAACGGGTCCATGGAGCGGTTGCCCGACAGGAACAGGTCGAACCTGCGCTCGCTGATGGTCTTGGCGAAGTCCGCGTCGTCGCCCTTCCGGATGTCGAGGTGGATACCGGCCGGCTTCAGCATCGCGGCGAGGGCCCCGGCGGTGGCCTTGCCCAGCGGGTCGTCGCCCAGGAGGGTGTAGCCCACGTCCAGCTTCTTGCCGTTCTTGACGCGGACCCCGTCGGAGCCGGGCTTCCAGCCTGCCGCGTCGAGCGTCTTCTTCGCCTCGGCCGGGTCGTACGTCAGGACGGCCGACAGGTTGTCCTCGTACCCCTTCTGGAAGCTGTAGAGCACGGCCGAGCCGGGCAGCGGCTCCTTGTAGTCGAGCCCCTGGAACTGGATCTTCGCGATCTGGGCGCGGTCGACGCTCTGCTGGATCGCCTTGCGGACGGCCTTCTCGGAGAGGACCGCCGACTTGGTGTTGAAGTACAGCGAGTACTCGAAGGGGCTGCCGCCGCTGCGGATCTCGGTGC from Streptomyces drozdowiczii carries:
- a CDS encoding ABC transporter substrate-binding protein produces the protein MYVNLESTAGVNAFKNGQLDYTSAVDAESLKQVKGLKGTEIRSGGSPFEYSLYFNTKSAVLSEKAVRKAIQQSVDRAQIAKIQFQGLDYKEPLPGSAVLYSFQKGYEDNLSAVLTYDPAEAKKTLDAAGWKPGSDGVRVKNGKKLDVGYTLLGDDPLGKATAGALAAMLKPAGIHLDIRKGDDADFAKTISERRFDLFLSGNRSMDPFGARYLCDFYCSDRDSNITGSGNPALDKEIRATTEIADLDEQTAAVNKVEKKALQEYAFLPLFSGPSTYGVKKGLANVGATIFYTPLPETVGWQK
- a CDS encoding glycoside hydrolase family 16 protein: MDSPRLSRRLLRSVLPALALALATAGLAGTGGPSSAGAAPMSKAAATATTTFSDEFDGAAGSAVDGSKWQIETGDNVNNHERQYYTSGNKNAALDGQGHLVITARKENPSNYQCWYGTCQYTSARLNTSGKFTQAYGHVEARMKIPRGQGMWPAFWMLGSDIGQVGWPNSGEIDIMENVGFEPSTVHGTLHGPGYSGSGGIGAGYTLPNGQAFADAFHTFAVDWAPNSITWSVDGNVYQRRTPADTNGNAWAFNKPFFLILNLAVGGYWPGDPDGSTAFPNQLVVDHVRVTTNDSQPPATGGRITGLAGKCVDVAAAATANGTPVQLYDCNGTDAQKWTVGSDGTIRALGKCLDVASGGTADGTKVQLWDCNGSAAQKWAVSGARDIVNPQANKCLDVTGNNSANGTRLQIWTCAGTANQKWTVNG